Below is a window of Streptomyces qaidamensis DNA.
ACGGGAACTCGCTGACCTGGATCAGGAGCAGCTACAGCGACGCCAACGGCGGCAACTGCATAGAAATAGCCCCCGGTTTCCCAGAAACCGTCCCCGTCCGCGACAGCAAGAACCCTGACGGGCCGGTCCTGGTCGTGGGGCGGTCTGCCTGGGCGGCGTTCACCGCCGCCCTCTGAGAGCCGGTCTCAGACGCCGGTCCGCCCGTCGACGAGCTCACGGACGACGTCGAGGTGGCCGTTGTGGCGGGACGTCTCCTCGATGAGGTGGAGGATCACCCAGCGGAGGTCGACATGGCGGCCATCGCTGATGGGACGCTTGGCCGTTGAGTTCAGGTCGTGCTCGGACACCAGGCGGCGGTAACGGGCACTCTGCTCCCGGTACTCGGCGAGAAGGCGGGGCAACGGGATGTCGACCGCTGTCCGCATCTCGGGGTCGGGATCATCGTCGGTCGCCTCGGTGAGCGGCCCCACAGGCTCCTCGCCCAGGAACATCACCTGGAACCAGTAGTGCTCGACCCAGCGCAGATGGCTGATCAGCCCGCACAACGTCATCAGCGGTGAACTCGGGAGCGGGGCCTTGCGGGCGTCCTCGGCTGACACGCCCTCGCACTTGGCCAGCGCGGTGTCCCGGGCGTAGTCGAGGAAGGTGACCAGCTGCGTACGCTCGTCCCA
It encodes the following:
- a CDS encoding DinB family protein — translated: MTRRTDTPSAWDERTQLVTFLDYARDTALAKCEGVSAEDARKAPLPSSPLMTLCGLISHLRWVEHYWFQVMFLGEEPVGPLTEATDDDPDPEMRTAVDIPLPRLLAEYREQSARYRRLVSEHDLNSTAKRPISDGRHVDLRWVILHLIEETSRHNGHLDVVRELVDGRTGV
- a CDS encoding DUF397 domain-containing protein encodes the protein MAPGFPETVPVRDSKNPDGPVLVVGRSAWAAFTAAL